In Candidatus Kaistella beijingensis, a genomic segment contains:
- a CDS encoding NAD(P)H-dependent flavin oxidoreductase yields the protein MSNFIHFGIAEKMYSENQNKITSLFNIKYPIIQGGMIWHSGWRLASAVSNNGGLGLIGAGSMYPDILRENIQKCKRATEQPFGVNVPMLYPNLEEIIQIILEEGVKIVFTSAGNPKTYTETLQKEGVKVAHVVSSTKFAMKCEEAGVDAIVAEGFEAGGHNGRDETTTFCLIPNVKRHISKPLIAAGGIALGSQMKAAMILGADGVQIGSRFAMTQEASSHENFKNKVISLNEGDTQLTLKELAPVRLVKNKFFHDLEKLYESGRNVEALKETLGRARAKRGMFEGDLEEGELEIGQVSALIDEILPVEQVFKNLIKEFQQSQTGFDF from the coding sequence ATGAGCAACTTTATCCACTTCGGTATCGCTGAGAAGATGTACAGCGAAAATCAGAATAAAATCACCTCACTTTTCAATATTAAATATCCCATTATTCAGGGCGGGATGATTTGGCATTCCGGGTGGAGGCTGGCTTCGGCGGTTTCCAATAATGGCGGTTTGGGTTTGATCGGGGCAGGAAGCATGTATCCCGATATTTTGCGGGAAAATATTCAGAAATGCAAAAGAGCGACGGAGCAACCTTTTGGCGTGAATGTTCCGATGCTTTATCCTAACCTGGAAGAAATCATCCAGATTATTTTGGAAGAAGGGGTGAAGATTGTTTTCACCTCCGCCGGAAATCCCAAAACCTATACGGAAACTTTACAGAAAGAGGGAGTAAAGGTTGCGCATGTAGTTTCCTCCACCAAATTTGCCATGAAATGTGAAGAAGCCGGAGTTGACGCGATTGTTGCGGAAGGTTTTGAAGCAGGCGGTCATAATGGTAGAGATGAAACCACCACTTTTTGCCTGATTCCGAATGTGAAAAGGCACATTTCCAAACCCCTCATTGCTGCGGGTGGAATTGCGCTCGGTTCCCAAATGAAAGCGGCGATGATCCTGGGTGCAGACGGCGTTCAAATCGGTTCCCGTTTTGCGATGACCCAGGAAGCGAGCTCCCACGAAAATTTTAAAAATAAGGTGATTTCCCTAAACGAGGGCGATACGCAACTTACATTAAAAGAACTTGCACCGGTTCGTTTGGTGAAAAATAAATTCTTCCACGATCTGGAAAAACTTTACGAATCGGGAAGAAATGTTGAAGCTTTAAAAGAAACATTGGGAAGAGCCAGAGCCAAGCGCGGAATGTTTGAGGGTGACCTGGAAGAAGGCGAACTGGAAATCGGTCAGGTTTCCGCACTCATCGATGAGATTTTGCCGGTAGAGCAGGTGTTCAAGAATTTAATCAAGGAATTCCAACAGTCACAAACAGGCTTTGATTTCTAG
- a CDS encoding adenine-specific methyltransferase EcoRI family protein, with amino-acid sequence MAKSLNKNLHSAKSNKKDEFYTQIADIENELKHYRHHFKGKTVFCNCDDPRVSNFFHYFSHRFEDLGLKKLITTCYKNQDMDLFSTHESEKAVMLVYEGDKNGDRVPNAEEIGITELQGDGDFRSAESVALLKEADIVVTNPPFSLFRKYVAQLMEFDKKFIIISNKNAITYKEVFKLIKENKLWVGVTPMSTDLLFDLPKDEIEFLLNNKKEGSAYKVVNGVVKGRAQAIWFTNLDHSKRHEDLDLYKTYTPEEYPKYDNYDAINVNKTKDIPKDYAGAMGVPITFLDKYNPEQFEIISSNDYRINETIPFKEHGLIKDKDGAINGKPTYARILIKNKKL; translated from the coding sequence ATGGCAAAATCCCTCAACAAAAACCTGCACAGCGCAAAAAGCAATAAAAAAGACGAGTTCTATACCCAAATTGCTGATATAGAAAACGAACTGAAACATTACCGCCACCACTTTAAAGGCAAAACCGTTTTCTGCAACTGCGATGATCCCAGAGTTTCCAACTTCTTTCATTATTTCAGCCACCGCTTCGAGGATTTGGGGCTGAAAAAACTTATCACCACCTGCTACAAAAATCAGGACATGGATCTCTTCAGCACCCACGAAAGCGAAAAAGCCGTAATGTTGGTGTACGAAGGCGACAAAAATGGCGACCGCGTGCCCAATGCCGAAGAAATTGGGATTACCGAGCTGCAGGGCGACGGCGACTTCCGTTCGGCGGAAAGTGTTGCCCTTTTGAAAGAAGCCGATATTGTGGTAACCAACCCGCCGTTCTCGCTATTCCGGAAATATGTGGCGCAGCTGATGGAGTTTGATAAGAAGTTTATTATTATTTCAAACAAAAATGCCATCACTTATAAAGAAGTTTTTAAATTAATTAAAGAAAATAAATTATGGGTTGGCGTTACGCCAATGAGCACTGATCTACTATTTGACTTACCTAAAGATGAAATCGAATTTTTATTAAATAATAAAAAAGAAGGCAGTGCATATAAAGTTGTAAATGGTGTTGTAAAAGGTAGAGCACAAGCCATTTGGTTTACCAATCTCGATCATTCCAAGCGTCATGAAGATTTGGATTTATACAAAACCTATACTCCGGAAGAGTATCCGAAGTATGATAACTATGATGCTATTAATGTTAATAAAACTAAGGATATTCCCAAAGATTATGCCGGAGCTATGGGCGTGCCGATTACCTTTTTGGATAAATACAATCCGGAGCAGTTTGAAATTATTAGTTCAAATGATTATCGCATTAATGAAACAATTCCTTTCAAGGAACATGGATTAATTAAAGACAAAGATGGAGCTATAAATGGCAAGCCAACTTACGCAAGAATTTTAATCAAAAACAAAAAACTCTAA
- a CDS encoding M15 family metallopeptidase produces the protein MSSTLFKEDIVFYQRFLKANGFYPYEIDGKWGNKTNNADIAFTRKSDEIKSDYGAFDARSESNIITLTPKVQILVRKFLKILRTDHRLDVRILSGTRTYSEQNALYSIGRTTQKNRSVVTNAKGGQSNHNFGLAWDIGIFQNGEYIKKDREYKDIAPFVLPFLPNLEWGGNWNSFKDFPHYQHKSLEPTLASTRRHFETGEVYV, from the coding sequence ATGAGCTCAACACTTTTTAAGGAGGACATCGTCTTCTACCAAAGATTTTTAAAAGCAAACGGTTTCTATCCTTACGAAATCGATGGAAAATGGGGAAATAAAACTAATAATGCGGATATCGCTTTTACCCGAAAGTCAGATGAAATTAAGTCCGATTATGGCGCATTTGATGCGCGTAGCGAATCAAACATTATTACCTTGACGCCGAAAGTGCAGATTTTGGTCAGGAAATTTCTTAAAATTTTACGTACTGATCATCGACTGGATGTAAGAATTCTATCCGGTACCCGTACTTATTCGGAGCAAAATGCTCTGTACAGTATTGGAAGAACTACACAGAAAAACAGATCTGTAGTTACCAATGCTAAAGGTGGACAAAGCAATCATAATTTTGGCTTAGCATGGGACATCGGTATTTTTCAAAATGGCGAGTACATCAAAAAAGACCGGGAGTACAAAGATATTGCACCGTTTGTTTTGCCTTTTTTACCAAACCTGGAGTGGGGCGGGAATTGGAATTCTTTTAAAGATTTTCCTCATTATCAACACAAATCTTTAGAGCCCACTCTCGCTTCTACCAGAAGACATTTCGAAACAGGAGAAGTGTATGTCTAA
- a CDS encoding GmrSD restriction endonuclease domain-containing protein — MDITLFEVNVAALVKGYQDKGDDGVIAYKGKLDVRPPFQREFVYDEKQRAMVIDTILKGHPLNVMYWAVRDKIEDGEPEYEIIDGQQRTISICQYVAGDFSVNIGGKMLAFMNLQDDMQKKILDYKLLVYLCEGEPSEKLEWFETINIAGAVLTKQELLNATFAGPWLSDAKKYFSKPSGPAFNRAHDLLTGSAKRQDYLETVLKWISKDNIQKYMGEHQHDPNANALKQYFEAVIGWQRNTFKKYRSSMKGVDWGFWYDRYKDEILDTDAIEKQIAELVEDDEVKSEKGIYPYVLTDDVRYLDLRTFDIKTKRKKYQQQEGICPVCKQHFEFEEMEGDHVIPWKDGGLTVEDNLMMLCKKDNRMKSGK, encoded by the coding sequence ATGGATATCACTTTATTTGAAGTCAATGTTGCCGCCCTTGTCAAAGGTTATCAGGACAAAGGCGATGATGGTGTAATTGCCTATAAAGGCAAGCTGGATGTGCGGCCGCCTTTCCAGCGCGAGTTTGTGTATGATGAGAAGCAGCGTGCCATGGTCATCGATACGATATTAAAAGGTCACCCGCTGAACGTGATGTATTGGGCGGTGCGGGATAAAATTGAAGACGGCGAACCCGAATACGAAATTATCGACGGGCAACAGCGCACAATTTCTATCTGTCAGTATGTTGCCGGAGATTTTTCTGTAAATATTGGTGGCAAAATGCTCGCCTTTATGAACCTTCAGGACGATATGCAGAAAAAAATTCTCGATTATAAACTCCTCGTTTATCTATGCGAAGGCGAACCCAGCGAAAAACTGGAATGGTTTGAAACCATCAACATTGCCGGAGCCGTTCTCACCAAACAGGAACTTTTGAACGCCACTTTTGCAGGCCCTTGGCTGAGCGATGCCAAGAAATATTTCAGCAAACCGAGCGGTCCGGCTTTCAACAGAGCCCACGATTTGCTCACCGGTTCCGCAAAACGGCAGGATTATTTGGAAACCGTGTTGAAGTGGATTTCCAAAGACAACATCCAGAAATATATGGGCGAACATCAGCACGATCCCAACGCCAATGCACTGAAACAGTATTTTGAAGCCGTGATTGGTTGGCAAAGAAATACCTTCAAAAAATACCGCTCCTCCATGAAAGGAGTAGATTGGGGATTTTGGTATGACCGTTATAAAGATGAGATTTTAGATACCGACGCCATAGAAAAACAAATCGCAGAACTGGTGGAAGATGACGAAGTGAAAAGCGAGAAGGGAATTTATCCTTATGTTTTAACGGACGATGTGCGGTATCTGGATTTAAGGACGTTCGACATCAAAACCAAACGCAAGAAATATCAACAGCAGGAAGGGATTTGCCCGGTCTGCAAACAGCACTTTGAATTTGAAGAAATGGAAGGCGACCACGTCATTCCGTGGAAAGACGGCGGACTTACCGTTGAAGATAACCTTATGATGCTTTGCAAAAAAGACAACCGCATGAAGAGCGGCAAATAA
- a CDS encoding patatin-like phospholipase family protein, with protein MNESDFTQILQYISQDHNSDDLLQKLQSVKEQNKIFSDVYTIDADGNTLQFVELVQEGGGTLGISLVGFCFVLEYCGIRFLKLAGTSAGAINTLFMAALGKNKECCSTPELFQIVRNMDMFSFVDGHWIAKRAIRSLISKDGWLKSTIFAFVVLVLFLMIFYPLISIFGEIGNGVYLLGLAVFLIFVGINVYLYLRFKKAKYGVNSGKEFLKFLVKNLEKKNISTKLELDRIAKFIINEDGSVEGNSNYKFYGRSENVAENQKIIDVLNQEYHTNRQYNFTLKNLQADYTFITVDISSERKIELPAQAGLYWSNPNFDVNPAVFVRSSMAIPLFFEPVIQQIDRSDVKIIENWAKIFVNQHEIPNQGIFVDGGSISNFPINIFHNEKIIIPRLPVFGIRINDVKPNPDTEIKTLGNYAGRILNTMKSNYDKDFLTKNNFYEKYSIADIDTYLTKANWLDFNMSEENKKALFLKGVESAIDFLERFNWLDYKTNRAKVYYENNR; from the coding sequence ATGAACGAATCTGATTTCACACAAATTCTGCAGTACATCTCCCAAGATCACAATAGCGATGATTTACTTCAAAAACTGCAAAGTGTAAAAGAACAAAATAAAATTTTTTCGGACGTTTATACCATTGATGCAGATGGAAACACACTACAATTCGTGGAATTGGTTCAGGAAGGAGGTGGAACATTAGGAATTTCGCTGGTTGGATTCTGTTTTGTTCTCGAATATTGCGGTATCCGTTTTCTGAAACTTGCCGGAACAAGCGCAGGAGCCATCAATACTCTTTTTATGGCAGCATTGGGTAAAAATAAGGAATGTTGTTCAACACCTGAACTTTTCCAAATCGTGAGGAACATGGATATGTTTTCCTTTGTAGATGGACATTGGATTGCTAAAAGAGCAATCAGAAGTTTAATCTCCAAAGATGGTTGGCTCAAGAGTACGATTTTCGCTTTTGTGGTTTTGGTTCTGTTTCTGATGATTTTTTATCCGCTCATTTCGATATTCGGCGAAATTGGTAACGGCGTGTATCTACTTGGTTTGGCGGTCTTCCTTATTTTCGTCGGAATCAATGTTTATCTTTATCTGCGTTTTAAAAAAGCAAAATATGGCGTTAACTCTGGAAAGGAATTCTTAAAATTTTTAGTAAAAAATCTTGAGAAGAAAAATATTTCGACCAAACTTGAGCTGGATAGAATTGCAAAATTCATCATTAATGAGGACGGTTCTGTGGAAGGAAATTCAAACTATAAATTTTACGGCAGAAGTGAGAATGTTGCCGAAAATCAAAAGATCATCGATGTTCTTAATCAAGAATATCACACCAACCGTCAGTACAATTTTACCCTCAAAAATTTACAGGCAGATTACACCTTTATCACGGTGGACATATCCTCCGAAAGAAAAATCGAACTTCCTGCACAAGCCGGACTTTACTGGAGCAATCCTAACTTTGATGTAAATCCTGCCGTTTTCGTTCGTTCTTCAATGGCGATTCCGCTATTCTTCGAGCCGGTTATCCAACAGATTGACCGTTCAGATGTCAAAATTATTGAAAACTGGGCTAAGATTTTTGTCAACCAACACGAAATACCTAACCAGGGAATTTTTGTGGACGGAGGATCCATTTCAAACTTTCCAATCAATATTTTCCATAATGAAAAAATTATTATTCCGCGCTTACCTGTTTTTGGAATTAGAATTAATGACGTAAAACCCAATCCTGATACCGAAATCAAAACTCTCGGGAATTATGCCGGAAGAATTCTAAACACCATGAAAAGCAACTACGATAAAGATTTTCTTACGAAAAACAATTTCTACGAAAAATACAGCATCGCAGATATTGACACCTATCTCACCAAAGCGAATTGGCTGGATTTCAACATGAGCGAAGAAAACAAAAAAGCCCTGTTTTTGAAAGGTGTGGAATCGGCAATTGATTTCCTGGAGCGGTTTAATTGGCTGGATTATAAAACCAACCGTGCAAAAGTGTATTACGAAAACAATAGATAA